From Caretta caretta isolate rCarCar2 chromosome 16, rCarCar1.hap1, whole genome shotgun sequence, the proteins below share one genomic window:
- the BSPRY gene encoding B box and SPRY domain-containing protein isoform X1, with the protein MAQEGTGLPPPVGAEPGSRSQAGPAAGSCPEPRRELGWFCAAHRRRVCAQCAGHRVSALEEKAAGLRNKIVDQCEKLQLQSAAITKYMAEVLPGKNQSALSAASWAREVVIQRLIFVRNVCENEEQRLLEKVHAEEERTHQSILTQRAHWSDSLQKLATLRTYLVDMITNLDDHGLVHQSTLLQLLQTALCSTAKPLCFNSSKPLSAPPPSRSASTPPNRSLLRRQSTLLQLLQTALCSTAKPLCFNSSKPLSAPPPSRSASTPPNRSLLHRQAALLQLLQTALCSGAKPLCFNSSKPLSAPAPIHSASTPPNRSLLHHQSALLQLLQTALCSGANPLCFNSSKPLSAPPPIRSASTPPNRSLLRRQSTLLQLLQTALCSGANPLCFNSSKLLSAPVPICSASTPPNRSLLHRQAALLQLLQTALCSTAKPLCFNSSKPLSAPPPSRSASTPPNRSLLRRQSTLLQLLQTALCSGANPLCFNSSKPLSAPVPIRSASTPPNCSLLRCQSALLQLLQTALCSGANPLCFNSSKPLSSPAPIRFASTPPNCPLPRHQSALLQLLSLSD; encoded by the exons ATGGCGCAGGAGGGGACGGGGCTACCGCCGCCCGTGGGCGCGGAGCCGGGCAGCCGGAGCCAGGCGGGGCCGGCCGCGGGGAGCTGCCCGGAGCCCAGGCGGGAGCTGGGCTGGTTCTGCGCCGCTCACCGCCGGCGGGTCTGCGCCCAGTGCGCCGGGCACCGCGTGTCGGCGCTGGAGGAGAAGGCTGCGGGCCTGCGG AATAAAATTGTGGATCAGTGTGAgaagctccagctgcagagtgctGCGATCACCAAATACATGGCCGAGGTGCTGCCAGGGAAGAACCAAAGTGCTCTG AGTGCGGCCAGCTGGGCCCGGGAAGTGGTGATCCAGAGGCTGATCTTTGTGAGAAATGTGTGTGAGAACgaagagcagcggctgctggagAAGGTGCATGCGGAGGAGGAGAGGACTCATCAGAGCATCCTGACCCAGCGAGCTCATTGGAGCGACTCTCTGCAGAAACTGGCTACCCTCCGCACCTACCTAGTGGACATGATCACCAACTTGGATGACCACGGCCTGGTG caccagtccactctgcttcaactcctccaaactgctctctgctccaccgccaagccgctctgcttcaactcctccaaaccgctctctgctccaccgccaagccgctctgcttcaactcctccaaaccgctctctgctccggcgccaatccactctgcttcaactcctccaaaccgctctctgctccaccgccaagccgctctgcttcaactcctccaaaccgctctctgctccaccgccaagccgctctgcttcaactcctccaaaccgctctctgctccaccgccaagccgctctgcttcaactcctccaaaccgctctctgctccggCGCCAagccgctctgcttcaactcctccaaaccgctctctgctccggcgccaatccactctgcttcaactcctccaaaccgctctctgctccaccaccaatccgctctgcttcaactcctccaaaccgctctctgctccggcgccaatccactctgcttcaactcctccaaaccgctctctgctccaccaccaatccgctctgcttcaactcctccaaaccgctctctgctccggcgccaatccactctgcttcaactcctccaaaccgctctctgctccggtgccaatccgctctgcttcaactcctccaaactgctctctgctccggtGCCAATctgctctgcttcaactcctccaaaccgctctctgctccaccgccaagccgctctgcttcaactcctccaaaccgctctctgctccaccgccaagccgctctgcttcaactcctccaaaccgctctctgctccaccgccaagccgctctgcttcaactcctccaaaccgctctctgctccggcgccaatccactctgcttcaactcctccaaaccgctctctgctccggtgccaatccgctctgcttcaactcctccaaaccgctctctgctccggtgccaatccgctctgcttcaactcctccaaactgctctctgctccggtGCCAATctgctctgcttcaactcctccaaaccgctctctgctccggtgccaatccgctctgcttcaactcttcGAAACCGCTCTCTTCTCCGGCGCCAATCCGctttgcttcaactcctccaaactgccctctACCCCGGCaccaatccgctctgcttcaactcctttccctgtctgattga